A stretch of Lactuca sativa cultivar Salinas chromosome 6, Lsat_Salinas_v11, whole genome shotgun sequence DNA encodes these proteins:
- the LOC128125897 gene encoding receptor-like protein EIX1, with protein MGHLQIFINTNNKKSPIKICIYIMHPCVFIIFSLLFSCLETTTANQLAAVGGGDDDNGAVNRCFEKEKDALLHFKSLLQDPSDCLSMWTAEQDNCCEWSGVTCDSKTGHVTELDLMLCGLVGEISHSLVNLTYLNYLDLSGNSFHGTIPAIIGSLTQLRSLYLGYNNLNGTIPRSIGSLTQLRGLSLSYNSLYGAIPPEFGNLTNLEGLYLSYVGMCRLENLEWLSPLSHLEGLAMDGISLAKTNHWVDVILSLPKLSLLSLDGCELSQVIYPYSSSFLNSSSSSIEVLYLENNSLTSSMYRWLFPLTSNSLIYLDLSGNMLDGIPKYLGNLCSLVSLRFDRNSAVVTFPDFLNNLSGCTSLSLQLLVASNNQFTGSLPDEIQKFTSLTYLFLSTNQLKGTISKKLWELPNLKYLDLSKNSLHGFPSSDYMSNHSHIESIQLSSCKLGPHFPKWIQKLKNLTSLDIANNGISDTIPVEFWGSWPSRLTFLNLSSNNISGKVPDLSSIFYNNSVIDLSSNSFDGLITNVSSTVALLNLSRNKFSGGISFLCEVIHGFLVILDLSHNYLSGQIPNCLWHFKELKVLNLEHNNLSGRLPASVGSMIKLEALDLYKNDFSEEFPLSVKNCTSLKSLNLGANKFSGNLPVWIGESLSGLYVLMLRSNNFSGSIPLQLCQLASLQILDLSVNHFHGTIPSCLSNLTIMVQQGFPQVQNLERGVSVYSYNVDHVMIQWQGVEREFVRSNMVLLRSIDLSSNNLTGEIPYQITNLDELIALNLSKNALYGKIPWNISEMKNLLTLDLSRNKFLGEIPSTMSQMTLLSYLDVSCNNLSGRIPSSTQLQSFDPSRYKGNLGLCGPPLTKKCPLDEESEIQHNIGESEGEGEGVDELHVLDFG; from the coding sequence ATGGGGCATCTTCAAATTTTCATCAATACAAACAACAAGAAATCGCCAATTAAGATTTGCATTTACATCATGCATCCTTGTGTTTTTATAATATTCTCACTTCTCTTCTCATGTCTTGAGACTACAACTGCCAACCAATTGGCAGCAGTAGGAGGAGGAGATGATGATAATGGTGCTGTGAACAGGTGTTTTGAGAAGGAGAAAGACGCTCTCCTTCATTTCAAATCTCTCCTTCAAGACCCTTCTGATTGTCTCTCTATGTGGACAGCTGAACAAGACAACTGCTGTGAATGGAGTGGAGTGACGTGCGACAGCAAAACAGGTCATGTCACAGAGCTTGATCTGATGTTATGTGGTCTTGTAGGTGAGATTAGCCATTCATTGGTTAACTTAACCTACTTGAACTATCTTGATCTTTCCGGAAATTCTTTTCATGGAACCATTCCTGCGATCATTGGTTCGTTGACTCAATTAAGGTCCCTTTACCTTGGCTACAATAATCTTAATGGAACCATTCCCAGGTCCATTGGTTCCTTGACCCAATTAAGAGGCCTTTCTCTTTCCTACAACTCTCTATATGGAGCCATTCCTCCAGAGTTCGGAAACCTCACCAACTTGGAAGGGCTTTACCTTTCATATGTTGGAATGTGTAGACTTGAGAACCTTGAGTGGTTGTCTCCTCTGTCTCATCTGGAGGGACTTGCAATGGATGGGATTTCACTGGCCAAAACAAATCATTGGGTAGATGTTATTCTCAGTCTCCCGAAACTCTCGCTTTTAAGTTTAGATGGATGTGAGCTGTCACAGGTCATTTATCCATATTCTTCTTCATTTCtcaactcttcttcttcatctattGAAGTCCTTTATCTTGAAAACAACAGTCTCACCTCATCCATGTATCGTTGGTTGTTCCCATTAACCAGCAATAGCCTTATATATCTTGATCTCTCTGGCAACATGTTAGATGGGATACCCAAATATCTTGGTAACCTCTGTAGTTTGGTAAGTTTGAGATTTGATAGGAACTCTGCTGTTGTCACTTTTCCTGATTTTCTCAACAACTTGTCTGGATGCACATCGCTTTCATTACAATTGTTAGTTGCTTCCAACAACCAATTTACAGGGTCATTGCCGGATGAGATCCAAAAGTTTACATCCCTAACATATCTGTTTCTCTCTACGAATCAATTAAAAGGAACTATAAGTAAGAAACTGTGGGAACTGCCCAACCTTAAATATCTTGATCTATCCAAAAACTCACTCCATGGATTTCCTTCCTCAGATTACATGTCAAACCATTCTCATATAGAATCTATTCAACTAAGCTCTTGCAAGCTAGGGCCTCACTTCCCCAAATGGATTCAAAAGTTGAAAAACCTTACCAGTCTTGATATTGCAAATAATGGTATTTCAGATACTATTCCTGTCGAGTTTTGGGGCTCGTGGCCATCCCGGTTAACATTCCTGAATCTTTCTTCCAACAACATAAGTGGGAAAGTACCAGATCTGTCATCAATATTTTACAACAATTCAGTGATAGATTTAAGCTCCAACAGCTTTGATGGTCTAATAACTAATGTCTCTTCCACTGTGGCATTACTAAATCTTTCCAGAAATAAATTTTCTGGAGGAATCTCCTTTTTATGTGAGGTTATCCATGGCTTTTTAGTTATACTTGACCTCTCTCATAACTATCTAAGCGGACAAATTCCAAACTGCTTGTGGCATTTCAAAGAACTAAAAGTTCTTAATTTAGAACACAATAATCTGTCTGGAAGGCTTCCTGCTTCTGTTGGATCTATGATTAAGCTCGAGGCATTGGATTTATACAAGAATGATTTCTCCGAAGAATTTCCTTTGTCTGTTAAGAATTGCACGAGCTTAAAATCATTGAATTTGGGTGCCAACAAGTTTTCTGGAAATTTGCCTGTTTGGATCGGGGAAAGCTTATCTGGGTTGTATGTTCTTATGTTAAGATCGAACAACTTCTCTGGAAGCATCCCTTTACAATTATGTCAATTAGCAAGTCTTCAAATTCTAGACTTGTCGGTTAACCATTTCCATGGAACCATACCCTCATGTTTGAGTAATCTTACCATCATGGTGCAACAAGGTTTCCCTCAAGTACAAAATTTAGAACGTGGAGTTTCAGTATATTCGTATAATGTTGACCATGTGATGATCCAGTGGCAAGGAGTTGAACGTGAATTCGTCAGAAGTAATATGGTATTGTTGAGGAGCATCGACCTGTCAAGCAACAACTTAACAGGGGAAATCCCATATCAGATTACCAATCTTGATGAACTGATTGCACTCAACCTATCAAAGAATGCTCTATATGGAAAGATTCCATGGAACATCAGTGAGATGAAAAATCTTTTAACTTTGGATTTATCTAGAAACAAGTTTTTAGGAGAAATACCCTCAACCATGTCTCAAATGACCTTATTGAGTTACCTAGACGTGTCGTGTAATAACCTGTCAGGGAGAATCCCATCCAGCACACAACTTCAGTCCTTTGATCCTTCAAGATACAAAGGGAACTTAGGGCTATGCGGACCTCCCCTTACCAAAAAATGTCCTCTAGATGAAGAATCGGAAATACAACACAACATTGGTGAAAGTGAGGGTGAGGGTGAAGGTGTAGACGAACTTCATGTATTGGATTTTGGATAG